From a region of the Lactuca sativa cultivar Salinas chromosome 4, Lsat_Salinas_v11, whole genome shotgun sequence genome:
- the LOC111905831 gene encoding uncharacterized protein LOC111905831 produces the protein MENTLTSLTKKHTTYAQCQDIFQALLQHNSNGELRRGSINDVAALFGVSKRTVSRIWNRAKLQVENGSIIDFSSKKLKVVGRKRVQLDLNQVSQIPLRRRTTIQSIAKSLGIVKSTLHRRIKEGDLRPRTNAIKPDLTDANKTKRLEFCLSMITRSLPESNTTFHDMFNVIHIDEKWFYISRSSKRYYLVPGEDEPLRTCKSKKFITKVMFLAAVARLRFDALGNEIFFGKIGIFPLTTKEPAKRSSKNRVAGTLETKPILSVTKEITRSWLIEKVLPAIKAKWPPNHTGPIFIQQDNAKPHIDVNDNEFLEASSQDGFDIRLCFQPPNSPDLNMLDLGFFRAIQSLQEQEVLHTVDELVTAVQTSFDKMQSHELNNVFLTLQTCMKEIIKVKGGNNYRISHIGKSRLE, from the coding sequence ATGGAGAACACTTTAACTTCATTGACTAAAAAACACACAACCTATGCCCAATGTCAAGATATATTTCAAGCCTTGTTGCAGCACAATTCTAATGGAGAGCTAAGAAGGGGTTCCATAAATGATGTAGCTGCACTTTTCGGAGTTTCTAAACGCACCGTAAGTCGTATTTGGAATCGGGCTAAACTTCAAGTGGAGAATGGATCAATAATTGATTTTTCTTCAAAGAAGCTAAAAGTTGTTGGGCGAAAAAGGGTTCAACTCGATTTGAATCAAGTTTCACAAATTCCATTACGTCGTCGAACTACCATTCAGTCTATTGCAAAGTCATTAGGTATTGTAAAATCAACTTTGCATAGACGAATAAAAGAAGGTGACCTTAGACCACGCACAAATGCTATCAAGCCGGACCTTACCGATGCAAATAAAACAAAGAGGTTAGAATTTTGTTTATCTATGATCACTCGGTCATTACCTGAGTCCAATACCACATTCCATGATATGTTTAATGTCATCCACATTGATGAAAAATGGTTTTACATATCAAGATCATCAAAACGGTACTACCTCGTTCCCGGTGAGGATGAACCGTTGAGAACATGTAAAAGCAAAAAGTTCATTACAAAAGTCATGTTTCTCGCAGCGGTTGCTAGGCTAAGATTTGATGCCTTAGGAAATGAAATTTTTTTCGGAAAGATTGGCATCTTCCCACTTACAACAAAAGAACCCGCTAAGCGTTCAAGCAAGAATCGTGTTGCGGGAACATTGGAGACAAAACCAATTTTATCGGTTACTAAAGAAATAACGAGGTCGtggttgattgaaaaagttttacCCGCTATTAAAGCTAAATGGCCACCAAACCATACTGGTCCAATATTCATTCAACAGGATAATGCAAAACCTCATATTGATGTCAATGATAACGAATTTCTTGAAGCATCGTCTCAAGATGGGTTTGATATTCGACTTTGTTTTCAGCCCCCAAATAGTCCAGATTTAAATATGTTGGACCTTGGGTTTTTTCGGGCCATTCAATCACTTCAAGAACAAGAGGTACTCCATACAGTGGATGAATTGGTTACTGCAGTTCAAACCTCATTTGACAAGATGCAATCTCATGAGCTTAACAATGTTTTCTTAACTTTGCAAACATGCATGAAAGAAATCATAAAGGTTAAAGGTGGTAACAACTATCGAATATCGCATATCGGTAAAAGTAGGTTGGAATGA